The proteins below come from a single Deltaproteobacteria bacterium genomic window:
- a CDS encoding PAAR domain-containing protein, which translates to MPKGPAARVTDSVAHVPPVLGPGPGSTNVLIGKLPAWRGVPGAVGSALNAAKKVSDAAIKTAEAASAAAQGTPGAPAAKVAEETAKSAAAGAMGTAISTAAAASGADKHMCATPLPIPPHGPGVVIDGSATVLINNAPACRMGDTVLEAVGPPNKILKGCTKVIIGG; encoded by the coding sequence ATGCCTAAAGGACCAGCAGCACGCGTCACCGACTCTGTGGCTCACGTACCCCCGGTTTTGGGTCCCGGCCCCGGAAGCACCAATGTCCTAATCGGCAAACTGCCCGCCTGGCGGGGTGTGCCCGGTGCCGTTGGATCAGCCTTGAACGCCGCAAAGAAGGTTTCCGATGCAGCTATCAAGACGGCTGAAGCTGCCTCGGCCGCAGCCCAGGGCACTCCAGGAGCGCCAGCCGCAAAGGTGGCTGAGGAAACTGCAAAGTCAGCTGCCGCCGGTGCCATGGGCACTGCTATCAGCACCGCTGCTGCAGCAAGCGGGGCCGACAAACACATGTGCGCTACGCCCCTTCCGATTCCGCCCCACGGTCCCGGTGTTGTCATTGACGGCAGCGCTACGGTCTTGATCAACAATGCGCCTGCCTGCCGAATGGGAGATACTGTCCTTGAGGCTGTGGGGCCACCCAACAAGATCCTCAAAGGATGCACGAAAGTGATTATTGGGGGGTAG
- a CDS encoding DUF2169 domain-containing protein: MEISNNTPFEVIALPLEGPEARPVLMVVVKGTFDIQAGAPATVASEQIPVAYCDEFHDVMGTGSVKFESDIAPFKPRADIALVGKAYAPGGQPAQVVHVMLRVGHVKKTIRVFGDRHWRCAGRLLPEHPSDPKPFVTMDLVYERAFGGIDMEGGGYCAQNLVGRGFVSKKSKKVLDGAPLPNLEDPDNLIKSWKDRPKPVGFGFYGKAWMPRLGYLEAYNNQQKQKSASASPGDFSFNHHNGAHPDLQLDGYLKGDEEVELVNLTPEGKTRFQLPGIKLSCTVTKSLGLTTDLGATYGEDERLEGTEVKREFENPHQPPSATEKVELNLDTLCLIPDEQRLYLVWRGLCPIYNLSAAEVKILEIY, encoded by the coding sequence ATGGAGATCTCAAACAACACACCCTTTGAAGTCATAGCATTGCCCTTGGAAGGGCCTGAAGCCAGGCCGGTCTTGATGGTCGTGGTTAAAGGAACGTTTGACATTCAAGCGGGTGCGCCTGCCACAGTGGCCTCAGAGCAAATCCCCGTGGCTTATTGTGATGAGTTCCATGATGTTATGGGCACGGGGAGCGTGAAGTTCGAATCAGACATCGCTCCTTTTAAGCCTAGGGCTGACATAGCGCTGGTCGGAAAGGCTTATGCGCCAGGTGGACAGCCTGCGCAGGTCGTCCATGTGATGCTCCGCGTGGGACACGTGAAAAAGACCATTCGGGTTTTTGGCGATCGGCACTGGCGGTGTGCCGGCCGCCTGTTGCCGGAGCACCCGTCTGACCCCAAGCCCTTTGTGACCATGGACCTTGTCTATGAACGCGCCTTTGGGGGCATTGACATGGAAGGCGGTGGCTACTGCGCGCAAAATCTTGTCGGACGCGGCTTTGTTTCCAAAAAGTCAAAGAAGGTATTGGACGGTGCACCGCTGCCCAACCTGGAAGATCCGGACAATCTGATCAAATCATGGAAAGATCGTCCCAAGCCGGTTGGTTTTGGCTTTTACGGCAAGGCCTGGATGCCACGACTGGGTTACCTGGAAGCCTATAATAATCAACAGAAGCAAAAAAGTGCTTCCGCGTCACCAGGGGATTTCTCGTTCAACCACCATAATGGCGCACATCCAGACTTGCAGTTGGATGGCTACCTAAAAGGTGATGAGGAAGTGGAACTTGTGAACCTCACACCTGAGGGGAAAACTCGCTTTCAGCTGCCTGGGATCAAGTTGAGTTGTACTGTTACGAAATCCCTTGGGCTCACAACTGACCTGGGAGCAACCTACGGGGAAGATGAGAGGCTTGAGGGAACGGAGGTAAAAAGGGAATTCGAAAATCCCCATCAGCCGCCTTCTGCAACAGAAAAGGTAGAACTCAATTTGGACACGCTCTGCTTGATCCCAGATGAGCAACGGCTTTATCTGGTGTGGCGTGGCCTTTGTCCAATCTACAACCTGAGCGCTGCAGAGGTAAAGATCCTGGAGATCTATTAG
- a CDS encoding B12-binding domain-containing radical SAM protein, with amino-acid sequence MAKVLLIMPRLPQKMGAPYIGQQYVASSLLKDGHEVRCVDLAAARFTGSKEDAVTMAESWSPDMIGMTLFTQNAADGYGLAKRVRPATRLLVAGGPHATVCPDEVLGFGFDVAVLGEGELAVVELARWLDDGSKEAPPKVAGCYGQGIQGTPASPIENLDELPFPFESYPCFDAKAYSPTSTVVTGGLVTSRGCPARCTFCANYVTGRWHRWRSAANVVAEMVNLREKYHTTHFPIWDDAFTASRSRVAELCDAILAEPALGGVTWTCITPANMVKFNDLAFMRKAGCVAINFGIESGDENILKAIKKGQRPDQVKQSVKAAKAEGMTTIVNFMCGFPEEGVKELDNTIDLMRALADNTDVFNHRGVLVPFPGTVIYDQNHAKFGFTGWWLDSKYVPDEPNLFELDPLEAQEYLEHDPTLDLDFFHYSDKVREKIAECVLYKARHNQRSTGMIQA; translated from the coding sequence ATGGCAAAAGTCCTATTGATCATGCCCCGCCTTCCGCAGAAGATGGGCGCCCCATATATCGGGCAGCAATACGTGGCATCCAGTCTCTTGAAAGACGGCCACGAGGTGCGTTGTGTGGACCTGGCGGCTGCGCGGTTCACAGGTAGCAAAGAGGATGCCGTTACCATGGCTGAATCCTGGTCACCTGATATGATCGGCATGACTCTTTTCACTCAAAATGCAGCTGACGGATACGGTTTGGCCAAAAGAGTTCGGCCCGCAACAAGGCTTTTGGTGGCAGGCGGGCCCCATGCCACGGTCTGTCCTGATGAAGTGCTCGGTTTCGGCTTTGACGTTGCGGTTCTTGGTGAAGGTGAATTGGCAGTGGTGGAATTGGCACGATGGTTGGACGACGGTTCAAAAGAAGCGCCTCCCAAGGTCGCCGGCTGCTATGGTCAAGGTATCCAGGGCACGCCGGCAAGCCCTATAGAGAATCTTGACGAGCTGCCATTTCCTTTTGAAAGCTATCCGTGCTTTGACGCAAAGGCCTATTCACCCACGTCCACGGTTGTTACAGGCGGGCTGGTCACGAGCCGTGGCTGTCCGGCACGCTGTACCTTTTGCGCAAACTACGTTACAGGCCGCTGGCACCGATGGCGATCAGCCGCAAACGTGGTGGCTGAGATGGTAAACCTTCGGGAGAAATACCATACGACACACTTTCCGATCTGGGATGACGCGTTTACAGCCAGCCGTTCCCGGGTTGCTGAGCTGTGTGACGCTATCTTGGCTGAGCCCGCCTTAGGCGGAGTCACCTGGACGTGTATCACACCAGCGAATATGGTAAAATTTAATGATTTGGCTTTTATGCGAAAAGCCGGTTGTGTGGCCATCAACTTTGGCATTGAAAGTGGCGATGAGAATATCCTCAAGGCCATCAAAAAGGGGCAGCGTCCGGATCAGGTCAAGCAGTCCGTTAAGGCCGCCAAGGCCGAGGGCATGACCACCATCGTAAACTTCATGTGCGGATTTCCGGAAGAAGGTGTCAAAGAGTTGGACAACACCATTGATCTCATGAGAGCCCTGGCCGACAATACGGATGTCTTTAACCATCGAGGAGTTCTCGTTCCCTTCCCCGGAACGGTCATCTATGACCAGAACCACGCCAAGTTCGGCTTTACTGGGTGGTGGCTCGACTCAAAATACGTTCCTGACGAGCCCAACTTGTTTGAGCTTGATCCGCTGGAGGCCCAAGAATATCTTGAGCACGATCCGACCCTGGATTTGGACTTTTTTCATTACAGCGACAAGGTCCGTGAAAAGATCGCCGAGTGCGTTCTCTATAAGGCTAGACATAATCAACGTTCAACGGGGATGATCCAGGCATAA
- a CDS encoding methyltransferase domain-containing protein: MGTVVHVLANEKPTQNADNDPLDIFCDVFEQNRSFFRNASIRAAIAIGIFDLLTRPLNCEQLCAKLRLQPNRLRALLNVLRLEGVLEYQQEGGTYLARRTPERGPVLPEYGWGRLAQVIRTDRPLGEIESSEHMPDTNVRLHDHLFEIGYPAARRLWECAGISSGHLLDIGSGSGAYSAAFLEMHGDAKATLVDREEVLEMARYRLRNRANRARFEPRDAFKPVSVQYDVVLLANMLHLYGPSDCAKLIAAATQPLRQGGCLVVKDLWVQPDRSGPAVSVYFALNMALYTKAGHVYSVDQVCKWVKGTGLTDLRVFNTAHSLIVTAKKRSNERLQGRTDIQTFTKKVPM, from the coding sequence ATGGGTACAGTGGTCCATGTCCTTGCCAATGAAAAACCCACTCAAAATGCAGACAACGATCCCTTGGATATTTTCTGTGACGTATTCGAACAGAACCGCTCGTTTTTCCGGAATGCTTCCATTCGTGCAGCCATTGCCATAGGCATATTCGATCTCCTCACCCGTCCACTGAACTGCGAGCAGCTTTGTGCAAAACTGCGACTTCAACCAAACCGGTTGCGCGCCCTACTTAACGTGTTGAGACTTGAGGGTGTACTGGAGTACCAACAAGAAGGTGGCACCTATTTGGCGAGGCGAACGCCCGAGCGCGGACCGGTGCTACCCGAATACGGATGGGGACGGTTGGCCCAAGTCATTAGGACTGATCGACCTTTGGGTGAAATCGAATCCAGCGAACACATGCCCGACACCAACGTTCGGCTTCACGACCATTTATTTGAGATCGGGTATCCCGCAGCGCGGCGGCTATGGGAGTGCGCTGGTATCAGCTCCGGTCATCTTCTGGACATTGGTTCAGGTTCCGGAGCCTACTCTGCTGCTTTTCTCGAAATGCACGGGGACGCCAAGGCGACACTAGTAGATCGTGAGGAAGTCTTGGAAATGGCGCGCTATCGGCTCAGGAACCGCGCAAACCGAGCTAGATTCGAACCACGTGATGCATTCAAACCGGTTTCCGTCCAGTACGACGTAGTGCTTCTGGCCAATATGCTCCACCTTTATGGTCCATCAGATTGTGCCAAACTCATAGCTGCAGCAACACAACCACTTCGACAGGGCGGCTGTTTGGTGGTCAAGGATCTATGGGTCCAGCCCGACCGCTCCGGGCCGGCTGTCTCCGTCTACTTCGCCCTTAACATGGCGCTTTATACCAAAGCCGGGCATGTCTATTCCGTAGATCAGGTCTGCAAATGGGTAAAAGGGACGGGACTCACAGATCTGCGAGTATTTAATACTGCCCACAGCCTCATTGTCACGGCCAAAAAACGATCGAACGAGCGCCTGCAGGGGAGGACCGACATTCAAACTTTCACAAAAAAAGTGCCAATGTGA
- a CDS encoding DUF2169 domain-containing protein translates to MKVQNDTPMEFFALPGRGPSDNPVLTLVVKGTFRMQANEPATLAAEQDPIIFGDQLQDPEKGGSTVFEDDLATFKPRSDVVIVGKAFAPKGSAVHALDVGFRVGELKKIIRVIGNRYWRTGGLLGNITASKPEPFTEMDLIYENAFGGMDMKWGDYCAENPVGRGMFSKKAKKEVLDNKPLPNIEDPNNLIKSWKDRPKPVGFGFIGKGWSQRIAFLGTYDEKWKRERYPERPLDFKFDYFNAAPRDQQVEGYLKGDEKMELIHLTPDDRIEFQLPGKRPTVSVSRSFEGSTFEDVRLNLDTLCLMPAEERFYLVWRGLVPIEDLDAPDVARVEILM, encoded by the coding sequence ATGAAAGTTCAAAATGACACACCCATGGAGTTTTTTGCTCTCCCCGGCCGAGGACCGTCGGACAACCCTGTATTGACCTTGGTAGTAAAAGGCACATTCCGCATGCAGGCCAACGAACCTGCCACACTTGCGGCCGAGCAAGACCCCATCATTTTTGGGGATCAGTTGCAGGATCCTGAGAAAGGCGGGAGCACAGTGTTTGAGGACGATCTGGCTACTTTCAAGCCACGCTCGGATGTTGTGATCGTAGGTAAGGCATTTGCGCCAAAAGGGTCCGCCGTCCACGCGCTGGACGTGGGTTTTCGTGTTGGAGAGCTTAAGAAGATCATCCGTGTAATTGGCAACCGATATTGGCGGACAGGTGGTCTCTTAGGAAACATAACAGCCTCGAAGCCGGAACCATTTACTGAGATGGATCTCATTTATGAAAATGCTTTTGGCGGCATGGACATGAAGTGGGGAGACTACTGTGCTGAAAACCCCGTGGGTCGCGGTATGTTTAGTAAAAAGGCGAAAAAGGAGGTTTTGGATAACAAACCATTGCCGAACATAGAAGATCCGAACAACCTGATCAAGTCCTGGAAGGACAGACCAAAGCCCGTCGGTTTTGGTTTTATAGGGAAAGGTTGGTCGCAACGGATTGCGTTTTTGGGCACATACGATGAGAAATGGAAAAGAGAACGGTACCCGGAAAGGCCCCTGGATTTCAAGTTTGATTACTTCAATGCGGCTCCGCGGGATCAACAAGTAGAAGGCTATTTGAAGGGCGACGAAAAGATGGAGCTTATTCACCTAACGCCAGACGACCGGATTGAGTTTCAGCTTCCAGGAAAACGTCCTACGGTCTCGGTATCAAGATCCTTCGAAGGGTCAACTTTCGAGGATGTACGACTGAATCTGGATACCTTGTGCCTTATGCCAGCTGAAGAGCGCTTCTATCTTGTGTGGCGTGGCCTGGTTCCTATTGAGGATCTTGACGCACCAGATGTCGCGCGCGTCGAAATTTTAATGTGA
- a CDS encoding methyltransferase domain-containing protein: protein MRKKLLEQIELICPRCRKVGAEGIVQYPLELGEVLRSEGDFVSEGFLVCSHEQCRFKYPVLDGVPIVLKDMKGWWRSEESTLSVIASDAPAIQEYFAGLSLSKALSYERRCLLSSYMDLHYGGLDDAPASFGSLANRRPFWQTVVEMAQPGSETEYCHSIDLGCSVGRYTFELARFSNLAVGIDLNFKALSSAARFQQTEKVTYERKKHGRCFEEIRTSYRPAQNVLFLVADVLDPPFSAESFDLVAGLNLVDNVSLPLVLIGQMDALVKPGGGLVISSPYEWRADLCEPSEWLESDELDGSAMVRSILEGNVFPKMGLKYEVLQELMNAPWALRHHGRHWSVFLVHLIKARKIIC, encoded by the coding sequence TTGCGGAAAAAACTCTTAGAACAAATCGAATTAATCTGCCCTCGGTGTCGAAAAGTCGGCGCCGAGGGCATTGTCCAATATCCCCTGGAACTTGGAGAGGTGTTACGGAGTGAAGGGGATTTTGTGTCAGAAGGGTTTCTGGTTTGTTCACATGAGCAGTGCCGTTTCAAGTATCCAGTCCTGGATGGGGTTCCCATTGTCCTGAAGGATATGAAAGGGTGGTGGCGTTCCGAAGAATCGACACTGTCTGTCATTGCAAGTGATGCCCCTGCGATACAAGAGTATTTCGCGGGGCTGAGCCTGAGCAAGGCTTTGTCTTATGAACGGCGATGTCTACTGAGTTCGTACATGGATTTGCATTACGGTGGTCTTGATGACGCTCCCGCCTCTTTTGGGTCGTTGGCAAATCGCCGACCCTTCTGGCAAACGGTTGTGGAAATGGCTCAACCGGGAAGCGAGACAGAGTATTGCCACTCAATCGATTTAGGCTGTTCCGTGGGGCGCTATACCTTTGAGCTGGCCCGCTTCAGCAACCTGGCTGTTGGAATTGACCTGAACTTCAAGGCCCTCTCGTCCGCAGCTCGCTTCCAGCAGACCGAGAAGGTCACTTACGAACGGAAAAAGCACGGTCGTTGCTTCGAAGAGATTCGGACTTCATATCGACCAGCCCAAAATGTTTTGTTTCTCGTGGCTGACGTCTTGGACCCGCCTTTTAGCGCAGAATCCTTCGATCTTGTGGCTGGTTTGAATTTGGTGGACAACGTGAGCCTGCCCCTTGTGCTGATTGGTCAGATGGATGCCTTGGTGAAACCAGGGGGAGGCCTGGTCATAAGTTCTCCCTACGAGTGGCGGGCTGATTTGTGTGAACCTTCGGAATGGCTGGAGAGCGATGAATTGGATGGGTCTGCCATGGTTCGAAGCATTCTCGAAGGGAACGTGTTTCCCAAAATGGGATTGAAATATGAGGTGTTGCAGGAGCTAATGAATGCGCCGTGGGCGCTGAGACACCATGGGCGGCACTGGAGTGTGTTCCTGGTCCATCTCATTAAGGCTCGTAAGATAATCTGTTAA